A region from the Lolium perenne isolate Kyuss_39 chromosome 4, Kyuss_2.0, whole genome shotgun sequence genome encodes:
- the LOC127348527 gene encoding LOW QUALITY PROTEIN: probable beta-D-xylosidase 7 (The sequence of the model RefSeq protein was modified relative to this genomic sequence to represent the inferred CDS: deleted 1 base in 1 codon; substituted 1 base at 1 genomic stop codon) has protein sequence MGAAGVVALLMVTISALLLPMAAAVNNPAFSCGPGAAQGGYAFCNQQLPVERRVADLVARLTLAEKVSQLADKASAVPRLGVPAYKWWSEGLHGLSIWGRGMHFNGTVRAVTSFPQVLLTAASFDVGIWYRIGQAIGTEARALYNLGQAEGLTIWSPNVNIYRDPRWGRGQETPGEDPVTASKYAAAFVRGLQGTSTTTLQASACCKHATAYDLDDWRGAVRYNFNAKVTAQDLADTFNPPFKSCVAEGKATCVMCAYISVNGVPTCADPDLLTKTIKGEWGMNGYVAADCDAVALIRGGHHYTPTDEDAVAVSLKAGMDMDCGNYTQVHSMSAIQQGKMTEQDVDKVLRNLFAVRMRLGHFNGDPRSSPLYGHLGAADVCSPAHRSLALEAAQDGIVLLKNDGGILPLHRSVVTAAAVIGPNSDDRGALIGNYXFGPACEYTTPLQGLRGYVKDIAFRPGCNSTSCAFSKIDEAAGVAGWHDHVILFMGLSQKQEQEGLDRTSLLLPPKQQSLITTVARAAKRPVILVLLTGGPVDVTFAKNNPKIGAILWAGYPGQAGGLAIAKVLFGEHNPSGRLPVTWYPEEYTRVNMTDMRMRADPATGYPGRTYRFYRGETVYKFGYGLSYSKVSRRLVVPSQVPNTKNLLAGVSTTVDDGGASYYDVEEIGAEVCEQLKFPAVVEVQNHGPLAGKHSVLMFLRWPNATGGRPASQLVGFRSQHLEAGEKASLTFDVSPCEHLSRAREDGKKVIDRGSHFLSVDEEVESEISFDS, from the exons ATGGGTGCCGCTGGCGTAGTCGCGCTACTCATGGTGACTATTTCAGCATTGCTTCTGCCTATGGCAGCCGCCGTCAACAACCCGGCGTTCTCATGCGGTCCGGGCGCGGCGCAGGGGGGCTACGCGTTCTGCAACCAGCAGCTGCCGGTGGAGCGGCGCGTGGCCGACCTTGTAGCGCGGCTGACGCTGGCGGAGAAGGTGTCGCAGCTGGCCGACAAGGCGTCGGCGGTGCCGCGGCTAGGCGTCCCGGCGTACAAGTGGTGGTCGGAGGGGCTGCACGGGCTCTCCATTTGGGGCCGTGGTATGCACTTTAACGGCACCGTCCGCGCCGTCACCAGCTTCCCGCAGGTGCTCCTCACCGCCGCCTCCTTCGATGTGGGCATATGGTACCGTATCGGCCAG GCAATTGGCACTGAGGCTAGAGCGCTGTACAACCTGGGGCAGGCGGAGGGGCTCACCATCTGGTCCCCCAACGTGAACATCTACCGCGACCCGCGTTGGGGCCGCGGGCAGGAGACCCCCGGCGAGGACCCCGTCACGGCGAGCAAGTACGCCGCGGCCTTTGTGAGGGGCCTTCAGGGCACCTCGACGACGACGCTGCAGGCCTCGGCGTGCTGCAAGCATGCCACGGCGTACGACCTGGACGACTGGCGGGGCGCCGTGCGGTACAACTTTAACGCGAAGGTGACGGCCCAGGATCTGGCGGACACGTTCAACCCGCCGTTCAAGAGCTGCGTGGCGGAAGGGAAGGCCACCTGCGTCATGTGCGCCTACATCTCCGTCAATGGCGTCCCGACCTGCGCCGACCCCGACCTCCTCACCAAAACCATCAAGGGAGAATGGGGAATGAACGG GTACGTAGCTGCTGACTGTGATGCGGTGGCACTGATTCGCGGTGGACACCATTACACTCCCACGGACGAGGATGCGGTTGCTGTTTCGCTCAAGGCCG GGATGGACATGGACTGCGGGAACTACACGCAGGTGCACAGCATGTCGGCGATCCAGCAGGGGAAGATGACGGAGCAGGACGTGGACAAGGTCCTCAGGAACCTCTTCGCTGTCCGGATGCGGCTCGGGCACTTCAACGGCGACCCGCGGAGTAGCCCGCTGTACGGGCACCTCGGCGCCGCCGACGTGTGCTCGCCCGCCCACAGGAGCCTGGCGCTCGAGGCGGCGCAGGACGGCATCGTCCTGCTCAAGAACGACGGGGGCATCCTCCCGCTCCACCGGTCCGTGGTCACGGCGGCCGCCGTCATCGGTCCCAACTCCGACGACCGTGGCGCTCTCATCGGCAACTAC TAATTCGGCCCTGCGTGCGAGTACACGACGCCTCTCCAGGGGCTCAGGGGGTACGTGAAGGACATCGCGTTCCGGCCCGGGTGCAACTCCACGTCCTGTGCCTTCTCCAAGATAGACGAGGCGGCCGGGGTGGCGGGCTGGCACGACCACGTGATCCTCTTCATGGGGCTGAGCCAGAAGCAGGAGCAGGAAGGGCTGGACAGGACGAGCCTCCTGCTCCCCCCAAAGCAGCAGAGCCTCATCACCACCGTGGCCAGGGCGGCGAAACGGCCAGTGATCCTGGTGCTCCTCACGGGCGGCCCGGTGGACGTGACGTTCGCCAAAAACAACCCGAAGATCGGCGCGATCCTGTGGGCCGGGTACCCTGGCCAGGCCGGCGGGCTTGCCATCGCCAAGGTGCTGTTCGGAGAGCACAACCCCAGCGGCAGGCTGCCGGTGACGTGGTACCCGGAGGAGTACACCAGGGTGAACATGACGGACATGCGGATGCGCGCTGACCCGGCCACCGGCTACCCCGGCCGGACCTACCGCTTCTACCGGGGCGAGACTGTCTATAAGTTCGGCTACGGACTCAGCTACTCCAAAGTCTCCCGCCGATTAGTGGTCCCCAGTCAAGTACCAAACACGAAGAATCTACTCGCCGGCGTGTCGACGACCGTGGACGACGGCGGCGCGAGCTACTACGACGTGGAGGAGATCGGGGCCGAGGTGTGCGAGCAGCTCAAGTTCCCGGCAGTGGTGGAGGTGCAGAACCACGGACCCCTGGCGGGAAAGCACTCGGTGCTCATGTTCCTCCGGTGGCCCAACGCGACGGGCGGGCGTCCGGCGAGCCAGCTTGTTGGGTTCCGGAGCCAGCATCTAGAGGCCGGTGAGAAGGCTAGCCTGACGTTCGACGTCAGCCCGTGCGAGCACTTGAGCAGGGCGAGGGAGGACGGCAAGAAGGTGATCGATAGAGGGTCGCATTTCCTCTCTGTTGACGAGGAGGTAGAGAGCGAAATCAGCTTCGACTCCTGA
- the LOC127348528 gene encoding uncharacterized protein has product MEQQGDMTQQLPDDALAGVLARLAPRGIAASRCVCKAWRDIIDARHILRADLLPLSLAGIFIDFRELRYSEFFCRPPPREGLGVRERIDCGVVDHCNGLLLLYDSVANPVMGWEEPLPPRPPPSHGMEYQFEDNYLVFDPATSPHYQVFHVPLVPHGETVMAESEWPPSSFVMWVFSSVNGQWEEKAFVRQGPPAGTIAQLAAFQWCDTRHAVYWRGALYVQREHHFVIRLSLSDSTYQVIKPPNTLQSVRGHDSYLGKSKKGVYYVLMFGNSDLQVWVLEESRDAYAEWTLEHDVDLQVLIPRLNYRPQAYGPWILQDVNYNEDKRITIYNDNESTIVDQDFEWNSDDDALDTEDMVDDMVDACNHNGASVLGLHPFKEIVFLSCSISRGLAYHLSTSKLEDIGSIYPKYYREVSGPHRDIQDFFSIHTLLDGVAPQ; this is encoded by the exons ATGGAGCAGCAAGGCGACATGACGCAGCAGCTGCCCGACGACGCGCTGGCCGGCGTCCTCGCCCGTCTCGCTCCACGCGGCATCGCCGCGTCCCGTTGCGTCTGTAAGGCATGGCGAGACATCATTGACGCCCGCCACATACTGCGCGCCGATCTCCTCCCTCTTTCATTGGCCGGTATCTTCATTGACTTTAGGGAGCTGAGATACTCCGAGTTCTTCTGCCGTCCACCACCACGGGAAGGCCTCGGGGTCAGGGAGAGGATTGACTGCGGGGTGGTGGATCACTGCAACGGTCTACTCTTGCTTTACGACTCCGTGGCTAACCCAGTCATGGGGTGGGAGGAGCCTTTGCCGCCGCGGCCACCCCCAAGTCACGGGATGGAGTACCAATTCGAGGACAACTACCTCGTGTTTGATCCTGCCACATCGCCCCACTATCAAGTGTTCCACGTACCCCTTGTACCTCATGGCGAGACCGTGATGGCAGAGTCAGAATGGCCACCTTCATCATTTGTAATGTGGGTCTTCTCGTCAGTGAATGGACAATGGGAGGAAAAGGCCTTCGTACGACAAGGGCCGCCCGCAGGGACTATTGCTCAATTGGCAGCATTCCAATGGTGTGATACGCGCCATGCCGTGTATTGGCGTGGTGCGCTTTATGTGCAGCGCGAACACCATTTTGTCATCAG GTTATCGTTATCAGATAGCACATACCAGGTAATTAAACCGCCCAATACTCTTCAATCCGTGAGAGGCCATGATAGCTATCTAGGAAAATCCAAAAAGGGAGTGTACTATGTACTAATGTTTGGAAATTCAGACCTTCAAGTATGGGTCCTTGAAGAATCACGTGATGCATATGCTGAGTGGACGTTGGAGCATGATGTAGACCTTCAAGTACTAATTCCACGTCTCAACTACCGCCCGCAAGCTTACGGGCCATGGATCTTGCAGGATGTTAACTACAACGAAGATAAGCGTATCACTATTTACAACGATAATGAATCTACAATAGTAGACCAGGATTTTGAATGGAACTCAGATGATGATGCCCTAGACACTGAAGATATGGTTGACGATATGGTTGACGCATGCAACCACAATGGTGCTTCGGTCCTTGGACTCCATCCTTTCAAAGAAATCGTCTTCCTGAGCTGTAGCATAAGTAGGGGATTGGCGTACCATTTGAGTACTTCCAAGCTTGAAGACATCGGTAGCATATATCCAAAATATTACCGTGAAGTTTCTGGCCCACATAGAGATATTCAAGATTTTTTTTCCATACACACCTTGCTGGATGGAGTAGCTCCCCAGTAA